In Acropora palmata chromosome 7, jaAcrPala1.3, whole genome shotgun sequence, one genomic interval encodes:
- the LOC141886801 gene encoding uncharacterized protein LOC141886801: MNLKILLSFFAAGIVSTVMEPIRIKRHVVDYDYVATCLAKGYMALNEELSKLPNHKADTDDEKVKYSCNFLRRSKDCILEQLRDHPNVPILRYSALWEWQHIVMANAAGVCPVIPPGHLKTIGKEVLAERPDLKNLEDLNDTKLKPCVKEGMRRCFIKTETSFEAQKNTVNPNFYYTECYEEQVCDSEMFRRFLDYGKAMKAKKPAAKSALTP; this comes from the exons ATGAATCTCAAGATTCTCCTAAGTTTCTTTGCCGCTGGAATCGTATCGACAGTAATGGAGCCGATCAGAATCAAACGACATGTCGTTGACTATGACTATGTGGCGACCTGTCTCGCTAAAGGATATATGGCGCTAAATGAGGAATTGAGCAAACTGCCTAATCACAAGGCTGACACTGACGATGAgaaagtgaaatattcttgcAACTTTCTAAGA CGGTCAAAGGATTGCATTTTGGAGCAACTCAGAGACCACCCAAATGTCCCAATACTGAGATACAGTGCCCTCTGGGAATGGCAGCACATCGTGATGGCAAATGCGGCAGGCGTATGCCCAGTGATCCCGCctggtcatttgaaaaccataGGAAAAG AGGTGCTGGCTGAAAGACCTGATTTGAAGAACCTTG aggaTTTAAATGATACAAAGCTGAAGCCCTGTGTTAAAGAAGGAATGCGCCGTTGCTTTATCAAGACGGAAACATCATTTGAAGCTCAGAAGAACACAGTTAATCCCAACTTCTATTACACCGAGTGTTACGAGGAACAGGTCTGTGACTCAGAAATGTTCCGGAGGTTCCTTGATTATGGAAAAGCCATGAAAGCCAAAAAACCAGCTGCTAAATCAGCCCTAACTCCGTAG
- the LOC141886423 gene encoding uncharacterized protein LOC141886423, translating into MVPSLYRRYVDDSLARMPNTDAAADFLATLNGLHPSLKFTMELPSENTITFIGIQIIKNGTELETRVYRKPTNTGLLLHFQSYVDKRYKTGLLKTMLHRAHALSSTTESFNEECTKLRSIFSRLDYPIGLVNSTINMFILSKPEKKIDDGNTIRIVLPFKDQIAANVVRRQLRDLSRKICVNLQPIFVSKKLEQDLKPKEIKPSIVNRQCVVYKFACDLCDADYVGYTARHLHQRIAEHKYSSIGKHLLEAHGDQKSS; encoded by the coding sequence ATGGTACCCTCTCTTTACAGGAGGTATGTCGACGACTCTCTTGCCAGAATGCCTAACACCGATGCTGCTGCTGACTTTCTGGCTACATTGAATGGTCTACATCCGAGCCTGAAGTTTACAATGGAACTTCCTTCTGAGAATACGATCACTTTCATTGGTATTCAGATCATTAAGAATGGGACAGAACTTGAAACTCGTGTTTACAGAAAGCCGACCAACACCGGTCTACTCTTACATTTTCAAAGCTATGTTGACAAACGTTACAAAACCGGTTTATTGAAGACCATGTTGCATCGTGCCCATGCCCTGTCATCTACGACAGAATCCTTTAATGAGGAATGCACAAAGTTGCGCTCTATATTCTCCCGACTTGATTATCCTATTGGCCTCGTAAATTCTACTATTAATATGTTTATTCTATCTAAGCCGGAAAAGAAAATCGATGATGGGAACACAATCAGAATAGTTCTCCCTTTCAAAGATCAAATAGCCGCTAATGTAGTCCGTAGGCAATTACGTGATCTCAGCAGAAAGATTTGCGTCAATTTGCAGCCAATTTTTGTGAGCAAAAAATTGGAACAAGATCTTAAGCCTAAAGAAATTAAGCCGAGTATTGTAAATCGGCAATGCgttgtttataaatttgcatgtGATCTGTGCGATGCAGATTATGTCGGTTATACGGCCCGACACCTCCATCAACGCATTGCCGAACATAAGTATTCGTCTATCGGTAAACACCTTTTAGAAGCGCACGGTGACCAAAAATCTTCTTAA